The Ascochyta rabiei chromosome 12, complete sequence DNA window GATCCCACAACTGGAAAACGGATATTCTGCGGCACCAACACCGATGTTGTCGGCGTACGAGATGCTTTCGTCTGCAACGTCAAGGATGCCGCGGCAAGCTATGAAAACCGGCCAGCCATGGTGGTGGGAGGCGGTGGTGCGGCCCGGAGCGCAGTCTACGCGCTAAGAAAGTGGATGAAGGCTAGCAGGATTTACCTTGTCAATCGCGACCGCAACGAGGTCAAGGCAGTCATTGACGAATGCACAGCGAGGGGATTCGGCGACTCGCTTATCGACGTATCGACCGCTGCGCAAGCCGAACAACTCGAGGGGGTTGGTGCAATCGTGGCATGCGTGCCAGACTTCCCACCCAAGACAgccgaggagaaggaggcaAGAGCCGTGCTCGAGACCTTCCTGAACAAGCCACACAAGGGTGCGATCCTAGAGATGTGCTACCATCCCTCGCCATGGACGGAAATCGCCGGCATCAGTGAAAAGGCTGGGTGGCAGCTCATCCTGGGCACGGAAGCTATGATTTACCAGGGCCTGGAGCAGGACAGGTACTGGACAGGCAAGTCGGTATCTGAGCTGCCCAAGGCAAAGGTCCAGGCGGTCATCGCGGCCAAGCTGGCTGAGGCACGACACTAGCGGCTGTGTATAAAAGTAACTTCTCGTTCTGCTTCTTTCGGAACTTCATAGACGTATCTCATGCTG harbors:
- a CDS encoding Quinate/shikimate dehydrogenase (NAD(+)), whose product is MTMSTATTATTQQTAVPDTSSVERHGYLFGYPIAHSMSPLFHNTVYADLGLNWNQFYLESTDMELFLRVRQDPKFYGASVTMPHKMAILPHLDEITEEGREVGAVNTLFLKEDPTTGKRIFCGTNTDVVGVRDAFVCNVKDAAASYENRPAMVVGGGGAARSAVYALRKWMKASRIYLVNRDRNEVKAVIDECTARGFGDSLIDVSTAAQAEQLEGVGAIVACVPDFPPKTAEEKEARAVLETFLNKPHKGAILEMCYHPSPWTEIAGISEKAGWQLILGTEAMIYQGLEQDRYWTGKSVSELPKAKVQAVIAAKLAEARH